Proteins encoded in a region of the Coffea eugenioides isolate CCC68of chromosome 4, Ceug_1.0, whole genome shotgun sequence genome:
- the LOC113768868 gene encoding omega-hydroxypalmitate O-feruloyl transferase-like, whose protein sequence is MENGKSNTFELTVKQGQPTLIPPAEETQKGLYFLSNLDQNIAVIVRTIYCFKSGEKGNEEAVGMIKDALSKVLVQYHPLAGRLTISPEGKLIVDCTGEGAVFVEAEADCTIEDIGDNTKPDPVTLGKLVYDVPGVKNVLEIPPLAAQVTKFKCGGFVLGLCMNHCMFDGIGAMEFVNSWGEVARGLPLKVPPFMDRTILKARNPPKIEFPHHEFAEIEDTSNTAELYKEEMHYRSFCFDPEKLEKLKRKALEDGALAKCTTFEALSAFIWRSRSQALKMKPDQKTKLLFAVDGRSRFDPPIPEGYFGNGIVLTNSLCSAGELVGNPLSFAVKLVQESVQIVTDSYMRSAIDYFEATRVRPSLTATLLITTWSRLSFHTTDFGWGEPVLSGPVALPEKEVSLFLSHGKERKSVNVLLGLPAAAMKTFEELMQI, encoded by the exons ATGGAGAATGGTAAGAGCAACACATTTGAGCTCACCGTCAAGCAGGGACAACCAACTTTGATCCCTCCAGCTGAAGAAACACAGAAGGGCCTGTACTTCCTCTCAAATCTTGATCAGAACATTGCGGTGATTGTTCGTACAATTTACTGCTTTAAATCAGGGGAAAAGGGCAATGAGGAAGCTGTAGGGATGATCAAGGATGCTTTATCAAAGGTTCTTGTTCAGTACCACCCTCTTGCAGGGCGTTTAACTATTAGTCCTGAGGGAAAGCTGATAGTGGATTGTACCGGAGAAGGGGCTGTCTTTGTTGAGGCTGAAGCAGATTGCACCATTGAAGACATCGGCGACAACACAAAGCCTGATCCTGTTACTCTCGGAAAGCTGGTTTATGATGTTCCAGGCGTGAAAAACGTACTGGAGATTCCTCCTTTGGCTGCTCAG GTGACTAAGTTCAAGTGTGGAGGATTTGTTCTTGGGCTGTGCATGAACCACTGCATGTTTGATGGGATTGGTGCAATGGAATTTGTCAACTCCTGGGGTGAAGTTGCCAGAGGACTGCCTTTAAAAGTGCCTCCATTTATGGACAGAACCATACTCAAAGCCCGAAATCCTCCCAAGATAGAATTTCCCCATCATGAATTCGCTGAAATTGAAGACACATCAAATACTGCTGAACTCTACAAGGAGGAAATGCACTACAGGTCATTCTGTTTTGACCCAGAAAAACTCGAAAAGCTCAAAAGGAAAGCTTTGGAAGATGGAGCTCTGGCCAAATGCACCACATTTGAAGCCCTGTCAGCATTCATATGGCGATCTCGTAGCCAGGCCCTGAAGATGAAGCCTGATCAAAAGACAAAACTTCTCTTTGCAGTTGATGGAAGATCAAGATTTGATCCCCCAATTCCAGAAGGCTACTTTGGCAATGGAATTGTGCTTACAAATTCACTTTGCAGCGCGGGTGAGCTAGTCGGGAATCCACTTTCATTTGCAGTGAAGCTAGTCCAAGAATCAGTCCAAATTGTCACAGACAGTTATATGAGATCTGCTATAGACTACTTCGAAGCAACTAGAGTAAGGCCTTCTTTGACTGCAACGCTTCTCATCACAACCTGGTCTAGGCTATCTTTCCATACTACTGATTTTGGATGGGGAGAACCTGTTTTATCAGGGCCTGTAGCCCTTCCAGAGAAGGAAGTAAGCCTGTTTCTGTCTcatggaaaagaaaggaaaagcgtCAATGTGCTTCTGGGGTTGCCAGCTGCTGCAATGAAAACGTTTGAAGAGCTTATGCAGATCTAA